One genomic segment of Centroberyx gerrardi isolate f3 chromosome 4, fCenGer3.hap1.cur.20231027, whole genome shotgun sequence includes these proteins:
- the lmf2a gene encoding lipase maturation factor 2a, translated as MGHIILPRRMFLWCMAVIYMCAFVSLYLQMPGLYGNDGLLPARWQLRYSGKPLWEQLLSSPTLLWLGPRLGLDTHTAMELLCLAGAALSLAATLLEALRDSVVFFCLWAFYLSLYQVGQVFLYFQWDNLLLETGFLCILVAPLTLLRGSRGVREHDRVTFWLLRWLLFRLMFASGVVKLTSRCPTWWGLTALTYHYETQCIPTPLAWFAQHLPVWWQKLSVVGTFTIEIAGPFLFFSPLRRLRLGAFYMQVLLQVLIILSGNYNFFNLLTLALCLSLLDDQHVNFWLRKAQTTNNNDSRLVSWLCYLVELAVWSLMIFGAIVCFDLQLDRKKSVSSRTAFTYHQFNQFLKTVIIPSIWMGVLSLTWELVTAMFRCACVHGFLRRFWGTVQWTVFAAAAAAMFTVSLVPFTYVEYDSNASLWPGVRRAYEVVDRYQLVNSYGLFRRMTGVGGRPEVVIEGSNDRVTWTEIEFMYKPGNLSASPAVVTPHQPRLDWQMWFAALGPHTQAPWFTSLMYRLLQGKRDVIELIQSDVSQYPFHQQPPAYLRAHRYKYWFTEPKADGSYPQRWWRRVYVEEFYPTVHFGDSFLESMLTQYGLKDKSPPRRVSSAIVHQALRWVRSQVRGVPAPMLIWSLFACSAALCLLRGLRNNNKHAERQKTSVVDKSAMTASDHTETEPDSYSDITGQSDEQQMEEEEEDGEDFEDEVEVDKGEEKDTVGDEEDEFEEEEEEDDDEEEEERGEKNDSLRKRK; from the exons ATGGGGCACATCATCCTGCCACGGCGCATGTTCCTCTGGTGCATGGCGGTCATCTACATGTGTGCCTTTGTTTCCCTCTACTTGCAGATGCCAG GTCTGTACGGCAATGATGGGCTGCTGCCTGCGCGCTGGCAGCTGCGGTACAGCGGTAAGCCTCTGTGGGAGCAGCTGCTGTCCTCGCCCACCCTGCTGTGGCTGGGACCTCGGCTCGGCCTGGACACGCACACCGCCATGGAGCTGCTGTGCCTGGCCGGGGCCGCGCTGAGCCTCGCCGCCACGCTGCTGGAGGCTCTCCGAGACAGCgttgtgtttttctgcctctGGGCGTTTTACCTGTCCTTGTACCAG GTGGGACAGGTTTTCCTCTACTTCCAGTG GGACAACCTGCTGCTAGAGACCGGGTTCCTCTGTATCCTCGTTGCTCCACTGACGTTGCTCAGGGGGTCTCGAGGGGTCAGAGAGCACGATCGCGTGACCTTCTGGCTGCTCCGCTGGCTGCTCTTCAGACTCATGTTTGCCTCTGGAGTGGTCAAACTCACATCACGCTGTCCCACTTGGTGGGGCCTTACAG CTCTGACATATCACTATGAAACCCAGTGTATCCCCACTCCGCTGGCCTGGTTTGCCCAGCATTTGCCAGTGTGGTGGCAGAAGCTGAGTGTGGTTGGGACCTTCACCATAGAGATCGCCGggcccttcctcttcttcagccCGCTGCGCAGGCTCCGTCTGGGGGCCTTCTACATGCAG GTGCTACTTCAAGTGCTCATCATCTTGTCTGGAAACTACAACTTCTTCAACCTGCTGACCTTggccctctgtctgtctctgctggacGACCAGCATGTAAACTTCTGGCTACGCAAGGCACAGACAACCAACAACAATG ATTCCAGGCTTGTGTCGTGGCTGTGTTACCTGGTGGAGCTCGCAGTCTGGTCTCTTATGATCTTTGGAGCGATCGTATGTTTCGACCTGCAGCTGGACAGGAAGAAGAGCGTGTCCTCCAGGACAG CGTTCACATACCACCAGTTTAACCAGTTTCTGAAGACTGTCATTATCCCCTCTATCTGGATGGGggtcctctctctcacctgggaGTTGGTCACTGCTATGTTCAG ATGTGCTTGTGTCCATGGTTTCCTGAGGAGGTTTTGGGGAACTGTCCAGTGGACCGTGtttgctgctgccgctgccgccATGTTCACTGTCAGTCTG GTGCCATTCACCTATGTGGAGTATGACTCTAACGCCAGTCTGTGGCCGGGGGTGCGCCGGGCTTACGAGGTGGTGGACCGCTACCAGCTGGTCAACTCCTACGGCCTTTTCAGGAGGATGACCGGGGTCGGCGGCCGGCCAGAGGTGGTCATCGAGGGAAGCAACGACAGAGTCACATGGACG GAGATCGAGTTTATGTATAAGCCAGGCAACCTCAGTGCGTCTCCTGCTGTGGTGACGCCCCACCAGCCCAGGTTGGACTGGCAGATGTGGTTCGCTGCCCTGGGGCCCCATACACAGGCCCCGTGGTTCACCAGCCTCATGTACAGACTGCTGCAGGGCAAGAGAGACG tgATCGAGCTGATCCAGTCAGATGTATCTCAATATCCGTTCCACCAGCAGCCCCCTGCCTACCTCCGAGCCCACCGCTACAAATACTGGTTCACTGAACCAAAGGCTGACGg TTCATACCCTCAGCGTTGGTGGAGGAGGGTCTATGTGGAGGAATTCTATCCCACAGTGCACTTTGGCGATTCCTTCCTGGAGAGCATGCTCACTCAGTATGGACTTAAG GACAAATCACCGCCCCGCCGTGTGTCCAGTGCCATCGTCCACCAGGCTTTGAGGTGGGTGCGTTCCCAGGTGAGGGGTGTTCCCGCCCCCATGCTAATCTGGAGCCTGTTTGCCTGCAGCGCCGCCCTCTGTCTGCTCCGGGGTTTGcgaaacaataacaaacacgCAGAAAGACAAAAGACCTCGGTAGTAGATAAGTCCGCTATGACTGCAAGCGATCATACAGAGACTGAACCTGACAGCTACTCAGATATTACTGGGCAGTCAGATGAACaacagatggaggaggaggaggaggatggggaagACTTTGAAGATGAGGTGGAGGTGgataaaggagaagaaaaagacacTGTTGGCGATGAAGAGGATGAgtttgaagaggaggaggaggaggatgatgatgaggaggaagaagaaaggggagaaaagaaTGACAGCctcagaaagagaaagtga
- the miox gene encoding inositol oxygenase, translating into MTTINIGPDPSLAHRPNLEQKESKDKADYRNFESGSLIDRVFNTYKLMHTSQTLDFVKQKHAEWSGCSHSQMGVMEAIMSLDQLVDESDPDVDFPNSFHAFQTAEGIRKEHPDKEWFQLVGLIHDIGKMMALWGEPQWAVVGDTFPVGCKFQSSIVFRDNTFQENPDDKNPVYSTEYGIYEPSCGLDRVLMSWGHDEYLYRVMKFNNCSIPDEGLYMIRFHSFYPWHSHGDYMHLCNDKDLRMLPWVREFNKFDLYTKTTDMPDVETLKPYYQSLIDKYCPGTLKW; encoded by the exons ATGACGACTATAAACATT GGTCCAGACCCGTCTCTGGCACATCGGCCAAACTTGGAGCAGAAGGAAAGCAAAGATAAGGCAGATTATAGAAACTTTGAG aGTGGCAGTCTAATTGACCGTGTGTTCAACACATACAAGCTGATGCACACCAGCCAGACGCTGGACTTTGTCAAGCAAAAG caCGCTGAATGGTCCGGCTGCAGCCACAGCCAGATGGGGGTGATGGAGGCCATCATGTCTCTGGACCAGCTGGTGGATGAGTCTGACCCCGATGTGGACTTCCCCAACTCGTTCCACGCATTCCAGACTGCCGAGGGCATCCGCAAAGAACACCCAGACAaag AGTGGTTCCAGTTGGTGGGTCTGATCCATGATATTGGGAAAATGATGGCTCTTTGGGGAGAACCCCAG tgggCGGTGGTGGGCGACACTTTCCCTGTGGGCTGCAAGTTTCAGAGCTCCATTGTGTTCAGAGACAACACCTTCCAGGAAAACCCAGATGACAAAAACCCTGTCTACAG TACTGAATATGGGATCTATGAACCCAGCTGTGGACTGGACAGAGTCCTCATGTCCTGGGGCCATGATG AGTATCTCTACAGAGTTATGAAGTTCAACAACTGCTCTATCCCAGACGAG ggGTTGTACATGATCCGCTTCCATTCCTTCTACCCCTGGCACTCCCATGGAGACTACATGCATCTGTGCAATGACAAAGATCTACGCATGCTGCCGTGGGTCCGAGAGTTCAA TAAATTTGACCTGTACACCAAGACCACCGACATGCCTGATGTTGAAACGCTGAAGCCTTACTACCAGTCTCTCATCGACAAGTACTGTCCTGGAACACTGAAGTGGTGA